In Scophthalmus maximus strain ysfricsl-2021 chromosome 16, ASM2237912v1, whole genome shotgun sequence, the following proteins share a genomic window:
- the synpo2lb gene encoding synaptopodin 2-like protein isoform X1: MVAEEIVVSLSGGAPWGFRLQGGAEQQKPLQVAKVRRRSKACRAGLKEHDELVAIGDQVCAELSHAQAMSFIDAQSATLSLRVKRAPAGLKSSSQSGRSLSPRCPMRVLSPPVDPLPSHCPSILSPTGIPKGITSPPDSEAYYGETDSDADTQSLAHRRQRRTPPHARSPGRYDNQEEEETSEMSGYESATDAGVSLQGPWDGQCLVGVPRRELIYQPPQTEWTPPAHTPHTLTPHTLTPTPDRGLVEAEGEGDSGFQEAAGFIGLTCPPLVSPERAKEAMMLGSSKQLVAMVGLQQTPVSDELSTTYKDKARQAKLQRGESVVEKQVKEARTKCRSIASLLTDAPNPNSKGVLMFKKRRQRAKKYTLTCFGKVEGDRGGETEGDTGGETEEEGGSSILSGSEVDEEGFSASFDPTWDSGYLDLLDRRSSACPSTAPTTPTAPKTNHSPGLDISARQTPGLVTPENQRPGLEGSAYQGSRLESSVTKQPVSNHPAHMSPPAVAQTNGVSVAVSRASVVLSPASQTPLLSQNGPHGNSNPSSPPNLSPNPITDSDHLLNSSLNPNLSVLNRTARPFTPGPTSARASVTSVMFRPPQPKPTTVTMETKPVAAVSMVTMPPTCHPPGPDARREVSSTSLYIAARNNNSHPSVHSPPSALLPPSSLSSPPFSQPPAHPHTFSPQPAVHASASTALSPSVALGSPVCPSPAQTFSPPAQLSFSSPPAHPPPSTCLSVPPTSPPYAPGPSQVSFNAQPVHLPPPTQPPPPPSVRPHLNTTGAVTPGPHAAMATAPPPQAPAADSLATREQRISVPAARTGILHDAHRRGNKKPMFCAVQNRDVSPNPDLLSMVQNMDDRFVRTPGAESGVAPSVEAGHESGPEEDWLRLGAEACNFMQAQRGPRPPPVAPKPQAPQVPQLAGKGGQLFARRQNRMDRYVVDRSPSVAAAPYSPGQTREPSPTPSLPATWKYSSSIRAPPPISYNPLLSPSCPLKAQKKPEVKKPVPAGAKGKKAGIKPVDIMSHQPYQLNSSLFSYGGAVPQDTSTYQQQQQQQQGMTGGPQKTARVYEVKRFSTPPPIATGPALKVIVPRSATTLGEPMWRSDITSPPPTFGPASNRPYQPQPQPYQPQWASAPLSPPVPPAPTVPLPRLPTFSSSPAPNPVQSRTFSHLQPCNAAQANREFKSAPDLSPLSPTGASQPASSSALPARVPRPRFSTSNLGLQPSVWRPGSTMH, encoded by the exons ATGGTAGCGGAGGAGATCGTGGTCTCCCTCTCAGGAGGAGCCCCGTGGGGCTTCAGGCTGcagggaggagcagagcagcagaagCCTCTACAGGTGGCGAAG GTTCGCAGGCGCAGCAAAGCCTGCAGAGCTGGACTGAAGGAGCACGATGAGCTGGTTGCCATTGGCGACCAGGTGTGTGCAGAGCTCAGTCATGCTCAGGCCATGAGCTTCATCGATGCACAGAGTGCTACACTCAGCCTGAGGGTTAAAAG GGCCCCCGCAGGACTCAAGTCCTCATCTCAGTCTGGTCGCTCTTTATCACCCCGCTGCCCCATGAGGGTCCTGTCTCCGCCCGTGGACCCCCTGCCATCCCACtgtccctccatcctctcccccaCTGGGATCCCCAAAGGCATAACTTCCCCTCCAGACAGCGAGGCCTACTACGGAGAAACAGACAGTgacgcagacacacagtcactcgCTCACCGCCGCCAACGCCGAACACCTCCGCATGCACGCTCACCTGGGCGCTATGACaaccaggaagaggaggagacctcAGAGATGAGCGG GTACGAGAGTGCCACAGATGCAGGGGTTTCCTTGCAGGGGCCGTGGGACGGTCAGTGTCTCGTTGGCGTCCCTCGCAGAGAGCTGATCTACCAGCCCCCCCAGACAGAGTGGACCCCTCCggcacacaccccacacactctgacccctcacacactcaccccGACCCCTGATCGGGGGTTGgtggaagcagagggagaaggtgACAGCGGCTTCCAGGAGGCGGCCGGCTTCATTGGGCTGACCTGCCCACCCCTGGTGTCTCCTGAACGGGCGAAAGAGGCTATGATGTTGGGCTCTAGTAAACAATTGGTGGCCATGGTGGGACTACAGCAGACCCCCGTCAGTGATGAGCTCTCCACCACCTACAAAGACAAAGCACGGCAAGCCA AGTTGCAGCGTGGGGAGAGTGTGGTGGAGAAGCAGGTGAAGGAAGCTCGCACCAAATGCCGCTCAATCGCCTCCTTGCTGACTGACGCTCCCAACCCCAACTCGAAAGGGGTGCTCATGTTCAAGAAGCGCCGGCAGAGGGCCAAGAAGTACACGCTGACCTGCTTTGGGAAAGTTGAGGGGGACCGAGGAGGGGAGACAGAAGGGGAtacaggaggagagacggaggaggaaggaggaagctCCATCCTAAGTGGCTCAGAGGTGGATGAAGAGGGATTCTCAGCATCGTTTGACCCCACGTGGGATTCAGGTTACCTGGACCTGTTGGACCGGAGGAGCTCCGCCTGCCCGTCGACCGCACCAACTACTCCAACCGCACCGAAAACCAATCACAGCCCAGGGCTGGACATCTCGGCCCGTCAGACTCCAGGACTTGTGACCCCCGAAAATCAACGCCCGGGGTTGGAGGGCTCGGCCTATCAGGGCTCAAGGCTGGAGAGCAGCGTCACAAAGCAGCCAGTCAGTAACCACCCTGCACACATGTCTCCTCCGGCCGTGGCTCAGACCAACGGGGTGTCAGTCGCTGTTAGTCGGGCGAGTGTTGTTCTGAGCCCAGCCTCTCAGACTCCCCTTCTGAGTCAAAACGGGCCCCATGGAAACTCTAATCCAAGCTCTCCCCCTAATCTCAGTCCTAACCCAATCACAGACTCAGACCATCTCCTGAACTCCAGCCTCAATCCCAATCTAAGTGTCCTGAACCGTACCGCACGACCCTTCACCCCAGGCCCGACCTCTGCCCGCGCATCTGTCACCTCTGTGATGTTTCGCCCTCCCCAACCCAAACCCACCACCGTGACCATGGAAACCAAGCCCGTGGCGGCCGTCTCCATGGTGACTATGCCGCCTACTTGCCATCCGCCAGGGCCAGATGCGAGGAGGGAAGTGTCTAGCACCTCTCTGTACATCGCTGCAAGGAACAACAACTCTCATCCCTCGGTTCACTCTCCCCCCTCAGCTCTCttacctccctcctctctgtcctccccacCTTTCTCCCAGCCTcctgcacacccacacacattttctcctcaGCCGGCGGTGCACGCTTCCGCCTCCACCGCTTTGTCTCCTTCTGTAGCTCTAGGATCTCCAGTCTGTCCATCCCCCGCTCAAACCTTCTCCCCTCCAGCTCAGCTGTcgttctcttctcctcctgctcaccCACCTCCCTCCACTTGCCTTTCTGTTCCTCCCACCTCCCCACCATATGCCCCTGGTCCTTCTCAGGTGTCTTTCAATGCCCAGCCcgtccatcttcctcctcccacccagcctcctccacctccgtctGTCCGCCCCCACCTGAACACAACGGGTGCAGTGACCCCTGGGCCCCatgctgccatggcaactgcaCCGCCTCCCCAGGCTCCTGCCGCTGATTCACTGGCGACGCGTGAGCAGCGCATCTCTGTGCCCGCCGCTCGCACCGGCATCCTGCACGATGCCCATCGTCGTGGCAACAAGAAGCCGATGTTTTGCGCAGTCCAGAACAGAGATGTTTCCCCAAACCCGGATTTGTTGTCGATGGTCCAGAACATGGACGATCGCTTTGTGAGAACCCCCGGTGCAGAATCCGGGGTCGCACCCAGTGTGGAGGCTGGGCACGAGTCAGGGCCCGAGGAGGACTGGCTGCGGCTGGGGGCAGAGGCCTGCAACTTCATGCAGGCTCAGCGAGGACCCAGGCCTCCGCCTGTAGCCCCCAAACCGCAAGCCCCTCAGGTGCCACAACTGGCAGGGAAGGGAGGTCAACTGTTTGCCCGCCGACAAAACAGGATGGATCGGTATGTTGTGGATCGATCTCCCTCTGTTGCTGCAGCACCTTACTCTCCCGGCCAGACAAGGGAGCCCTCACCCACGCCTTCGCTCCCTGCCACCTGGAAGTACTCGTCCAGCATCCGAGCTCCACCTCCCATCAGCTacaaccccctcctctccccctcctgcccTCTGAAGGCGCAGAAGAAGCCGGAGGTGAAAAAGCCTGTGCCAGCTGGAGCTAAAGGGAAGAAAGCAGGAATCAAACCTGTGGACATTATGAGCCACCAGCCCTACCAGCTCAACTCCTCCCTGTTCAGCTACGGGGGCGCGGTTCCCCAGGACACATCAACttatcaacagcagcagcagcagcagcaagggaTGACAGGTGGTCCTCAGAAAACAGCACGTGTATACGAGGTGAAGCGCTTCTCCACGCCTCCCCCGATAGCGACAGGGCCTGCCCTCAAAGTTATTGTCCCCCGATCCGCGACGACACTCGGGGAACCGATGTGGCGCTCCGACATCACGTCTCCTCCGCCCACATTTGGCCCCGCCTCCAACCGACCCTATCAGCCTCAACCCCAGCCTTACCAACCTCAGTGGGCCTCggcccctctgtctccccctgtgCCCCCTGCCCCGACCGTGCCGCTCCCTCGGCTccccaccttctcctcctctcctgctccgaACCCGGTTCAGTCCCGCACTTTCTCCCACCTTCAGCCCTGCAACGCAGCACAGGCCAACAGGGAGTTTAAGAGTGCCCCGGATCTGAGTCCTCTGAGTCCCACCGGTGCCTCTCAGCCGGCGTCCAGCAGCGCTCTGCCTGCCAGGGTGCCAAGGCCCAGGTTCAGCACTTCCAACTTGGGTCTGCAGCCTTCCGTCTGGCGCCCCGGATCCACTATGCACTGA
- the myoz1b gene encoding myozenin-1b isoform X1, translating to MPITTPVPSNKRKKAIKIITDLSNISQNDEEPDTEATELDLGTKIKTPKDVMLEELSLSGNKGSKMFRMRQQRVDKFIVTNENMQNLENLLMCPPPVPPKPEMPKGDNMVEETVDEEAEKEKRRLEYIRTYVSPWERAMKGNEELRATMKASMPGPIQVHQDLPLFKSFNRTALPFGGFDKATKLLTFELPEASVATDEPEPLPSLQADILLRPSFNRTPIGWVCGEDNSHIHMDVDNVAFDGETDDL from the exons ATGCCTATCACTACTCCTGTCCCTTCtaacaagaggaagaaggccATCAAGATCATCACTGACCTGTCCAACATCAGCCAGaatg ACGAGGAGCCGGACACTGAGGCCACCGAGCTCGACCTGGGCACCAAGATCAAGACGCCCAAGGACGTGATGCTGGAGGAGCTCTCCCTGTCCGGGAACAAGGGCTCCAAGATGTTCAGGATGAGGCAGCAGAGAGTTGACAAGTTCATCGTGACCAACGAGAACATG CAGAACCTTGAGAACCTGCTGATGTGCCCTCCCCCTGTTCCCCCAAAGCCGGAGATGCCAAAAGGAGACAACA TGGTGGAGGAGACAGTGGACGAGGaggcggagaaggagaagaggagactgGAGTACATACGCACCTACGTATCACCATGGGAACGGGCCATGAAGGGCAACGAGGAGCTGAGAGCCACCATGAAGGCCTCCATGCCGGGACCCATCCAGGTGCACCAAGATCTGCCTCTGTTCAAGAGCTtcaacag GACGGCGCTGCCATTCGGCGGCTTCGACAAGGCGACCAAGCTGCTGACCTTCGAGCTGCCCGAGGCCAGCGTCGCCACCGACGAGCCGGAGCCACTGCCCAGCCTGCAGGCCGACATCCTCTTGCGGCCCTCGTTCAACCGCACGCCCATCGGCTGGGTGTGCGGCGAGGACAACTCGCACATCCACATGGACGTGGACAACGTCGCCTTCGACGGAGAGACGGATGACCTGTGA
- the myoz1b gene encoding myozenin-1b isoform X2: protein MPITTPVPSNKRKKAIKIITDLSNISQNDEEPDTEATELDLGTKIKTPKDVMLEELSLSGNKGSKMFRMRQQRVDKFIVTNENMNLENLLMCPPPVPPKPEMPKGDNMVEETVDEEAEKEKRRLEYIRTYVSPWERAMKGNEELRATMKASMPGPIQVHQDLPLFKSFNRTALPFGGFDKATKLLTFELPEASVATDEPEPLPSLQADILLRPSFNRTPIGWVCGEDNSHIHMDVDNVAFDGETDDL from the exons ATGCCTATCACTACTCCTGTCCCTTCtaacaagaggaagaaggccATCAAGATCATCACTGACCTGTCCAACATCAGCCAGaatg ACGAGGAGCCGGACACTGAGGCCACCGAGCTCGACCTGGGCACCAAGATCAAGACGCCCAAGGACGTGATGCTGGAGGAGCTCTCCCTGTCCGGGAACAAGGGCTCCAAGATGTTCAGGATGAGGCAGCAGAGAGTTGACAAGTTCATCGTGACCAACGAGAACATG AACCTTGAGAACCTGCTGATGTGCCCTCCCCCTGTTCCCCCAAAGCCGGAGATGCCAAAAGGAGACAACA TGGTGGAGGAGACAGTGGACGAGGaggcggagaaggagaagaggagactgGAGTACATACGCACCTACGTATCACCATGGGAACGGGCCATGAAGGGCAACGAGGAGCTGAGAGCCACCATGAAGGCCTCCATGCCGGGACCCATCCAGGTGCACCAAGATCTGCCTCTGTTCAAGAGCTtcaacag GACGGCGCTGCCATTCGGCGGCTTCGACAAGGCGACCAAGCTGCTGACCTTCGAGCTGCCCGAGGCCAGCGTCGCCACCGACGAGCCGGAGCCACTGCCCAGCCTGCAGGCCGACATCCTCTTGCGGCCCTCGTTCAACCGCACGCCCATCGGCTGGGTGTGCGGCGAGGACAACTCGCACATCCACATGGACGTGGACAACGTCGCCTTCGACGGAGAGACGGATGACCTGTGA
- the synpo2lb gene encoding synaptopodin 2-like protein isoform X2 gives MSFIDAQSATLSLRVKRAPAGLKSSSQSGRSLSPRCPMRVLSPPVDPLPSHCPSILSPTGIPKGITSPPDSEAYYGETDSDADTQSLAHRRQRRTPPHARSPGRYDNQEEEETSEMSGYESATDAGVSLQGPWDGQCLVGVPRRELIYQPPQTEWTPPAHTPHTLTPHTLTPTPDRGLVEAEGEGDSGFQEAAGFIGLTCPPLVSPERAKEAMMLGSSKQLVAMVGLQQTPVSDELSTTYKDKARQAKLQRGESVVEKQVKEARTKCRSIASLLTDAPNPNSKGVLMFKKRRQRAKKYTLTCFGKVEGDRGGETEGDTGGETEEEGGSSILSGSEVDEEGFSASFDPTWDSGYLDLLDRRSSACPSTAPTTPTAPKTNHSPGLDISARQTPGLVTPENQRPGLEGSAYQGSRLESSVTKQPVSNHPAHMSPPAVAQTNGVSVAVSRASVVLSPASQTPLLSQNGPHGNSNPSSPPNLSPNPITDSDHLLNSSLNPNLSVLNRTARPFTPGPTSARASVTSVMFRPPQPKPTTVTMETKPVAAVSMVTMPPTCHPPGPDARREVSSTSLYIAARNNNSHPSVHSPPSALLPPSSLSSPPFSQPPAHPHTFSPQPAVHASASTALSPSVALGSPVCPSPAQTFSPPAQLSFSSPPAHPPPSTCLSVPPTSPPYAPGPSQVSFNAQPVHLPPPTQPPPPPSVRPHLNTTGAVTPGPHAAMATAPPPQAPAADSLATREQRISVPAARTGILHDAHRRGNKKPMFCAVQNRDVSPNPDLLSMVQNMDDRFVRTPGAESGVAPSVEAGHESGPEEDWLRLGAEACNFMQAQRGPRPPPVAPKPQAPQVPQLAGKGGQLFARRQNRMDRYVVDRSPSVAAAPYSPGQTREPSPTPSLPATWKYSSSIRAPPPISYNPLLSPSCPLKAQKKPEVKKPVPAGAKGKKAGIKPVDIMSHQPYQLNSSLFSYGGAVPQDTSTYQQQQQQQQGMTGGPQKTARVYEVKRFSTPPPIATGPALKVIVPRSATTLGEPMWRSDITSPPPTFGPASNRPYQPQPQPYQPQWASAPLSPPVPPAPTVPLPRLPTFSSSPAPNPVQSRTFSHLQPCNAAQANREFKSAPDLSPLSPTGASQPASSSALPARVPRPRFSTSNLGLQPSVWRPGSTMH, from the exons ATGAGCTTCATCGATGCACAGAGTGCTACACTCAGCCTGAGGGTTAAAAG GGCCCCCGCAGGACTCAAGTCCTCATCTCAGTCTGGTCGCTCTTTATCACCCCGCTGCCCCATGAGGGTCCTGTCTCCGCCCGTGGACCCCCTGCCATCCCACtgtccctccatcctctcccccaCTGGGATCCCCAAAGGCATAACTTCCCCTCCAGACAGCGAGGCCTACTACGGAGAAACAGACAGTgacgcagacacacagtcactcgCTCACCGCCGCCAACGCCGAACACCTCCGCATGCACGCTCACCTGGGCGCTATGACaaccaggaagaggaggagacctcAGAGATGAGCGG GTACGAGAGTGCCACAGATGCAGGGGTTTCCTTGCAGGGGCCGTGGGACGGTCAGTGTCTCGTTGGCGTCCCTCGCAGAGAGCTGATCTACCAGCCCCCCCAGACAGAGTGGACCCCTCCggcacacaccccacacactctgacccctcacacactcaccccGACCCCTGATCGGGGGTTGgtggaagcagagggagaaggtgACAGCGGCTTCCAGGAGGCGGCCGGCTTCATTGGGCTGACCTGCCCACCCCTGGTGTCTCCTGAACGGGCGAAAGAGGCTATGATGTTGGGCTCTAGTAAACAATTGGTGGCCATGGTGGGACTACAGCAGACCCCCGTCAGTGATGAGCTCTCCACCACCTACAAAGACAAAGCACGGCAAGCCA AGTTGCAGCGTGGGGAGAGTGTGGTGGAGAAGCAGGTGAAGGAAGCTCGCACCAAATGCCGCTCAATCGCCTCCTTGCTGACTGACGCTCCCAACCCCAACTCGAAAGGGGTGCTCATGTTCAAGAAGCGCCGGCAGAGGGCCAAGAAGTACACGCTGACCTGCTTTGGGAAAGTTGAGGGGGACCGAGGAGGGGAGACAGAAGGGGAtacaggaggagagacggaggaggaaggaggaagctCCATCCTAAGTGGCTCAGAGGTGGATGAAGAGGGATTCTCAGCATCGTTTGACCCCACGTGGGATTCAGGTTACCTGGACCTGTTGGACCGGAGGAGCTCCGCCTGCCCGTCGACCGCACCAACTACTCCAACCGCACCGAAAACCAATCACAGCCCAGGGCTGGACATCTCGGCCCGTCAGACTCCAGGACTTGTGACCCCCGAAAATCAACGCCCGGGGTTGGAGGGCTCGGCCTATCAGGGCTCAAGGCTGGAGAGCAGCGTCACAAAGCAGCCAGTCAGTAACCACCCTGCACACATGTCTCCTCCGGCCGTGGCTCAGACCAACGGGGTGTCAGTCGCTGTTAGTCGGGCGAGTGTTGTTCTGAGCCCAGCCTCTCAGACTCCCCTTCTGAGTCAAAACGGGCCCCATGGAAACTCTAATCCAAGCTCTCCCCCTAATCTCAGTCCTAACCCAATCACAGACTCAGACCATCTCCTGAACTCCAGCCTCAATCCCAATCTAAGTGTCCTGAACCGTACCGCACGACCCTTCACCCCAGGCCCGACCTCTGCCCGCGCATCTGTCACCTCTGTGATGTTTCGCCCTCCCCAACCCAAACCCACCACCGTGACCATGGAAACCAAGCCCGTGGCGGCCGTCTCCATGGTGACTATGCCGCCTACTTGCCATCCGCCAGGGCCAGATGCGAGGAGGGAAGTGTCTAGCACCTCTCTGTACATCGCTGCAAGGAACAACAACTCTCATCCCTCGGTTCACTCTCCCCCCTCAGCTCTCttacctccctcctctctgtcctccccacCTTTCTCCCAGCCTcctgcacacccacacacattttctcctcaGCCGGCGGTGCACGCTTCCGCCTCCACCGCTTTGTCTCCTTCTGTAGCTCTAGGATCTCCAGTCTGTCCATCCCCCGCTCAAACCTTCTCCCCTCCAGCTCAGCTGTcgttctcttctcctcctgctcaccCACCTCCCTCCACTTGCCTTTCTGTTCCTCCCACCTCCCCACCATATGCCCCTGGTCCTTCTCAGGTGTCTTTCAATGCCCAGCCcgtccatcttcctcctcccacccagcctcctccacctccgtctGTCCGCCCCCACCTGAACACAACGGGTGCAGTGACCCCTGGGCCCCatgctgccatggcaactgcaCCGCCTCCCCAGGCTCCTGCCGCTGATTCACTGGCGACGCGTGAGCAGCGCATCTCTGTGCCCGCCGCTCGCACCGGCATCCTGCACGATGCCCATCGTCGTGGCAACAAGAAGCCGATGTTTTGCGCAGTCCAGAACAGAGATGTTTCCCCAAACCCGGATTTGTTGTCGATGGTCCAGAACATGGACGATCGCTTTGTGAGAACCCCCGGTGCAGAATCCGGGGTCGCACCCAGTGTGGAGGCTGGGCACGAGTCAGGGCCCGAGGAGGACTGGCTGCGGCTGGGGGCAGAGGCCTGCAACTTCATGCAGGCTCAGCGAGGACCCAGGCCTCCGCCTGTAGCCCCCAAACCGCAAGCCCCTCAGGTGCCACAACTGGCAGGGAAGGGAGGTCAACTGTTTGCCCGCCGACAAAACAGGATGGATCGGTATGTTGTGGATCGATCTCCCTCTGTTGCTGCAGCACCTTACTCTCCCGGCCAGACAAGGGAGCCCTCACCCACGCCTTCGCTCCCTGCCACCTGGAAGTACTCGTCCAGCATCCGAGCTCCACCTCCCATCAGCTacaaccccctcctctccccctcctgcccTCTGAAGGCGCAGAAGAAGCCGGAGGTGAAAAAGCCTGTGCCAGCTGGAGCTAAAGGGAAGAAAGCAGGAATCAAACCTGTGGACATTATGAGCCACCAGCCCTACCAGCTCAACTCCTCCCTGTTCAGCTACGGGGGCGCGGTTCCCCAGGACACATCAACttatcaacagcagcagcagcagcagcaagggaTGACAGGTGGTCCTCAGAAAACAGCACGTGTATACGAGGTGAAGCGCTTCTCCACGCCTCCCCCGATAGCGACAGGGCCTGCCCTCAAAGTTATTGTCCCCCGATCCGCGACGACACTCGGGGAACCGATGTGGCGCTCCGACATCACGTCTCCTCCGCCCACATTTGGCCCCGCCTCCAACCGACCCTATCAGCCTCAACCCCAGCCTTACCAACCTCAGTGGGCCTCggcccctctgtctccccctgtgCCCCCTGCCCCGACCGTGCCGCTCCCTCGGCTccccaccttctcctcctctcctgctccgaACCCGGTTCAGTCCCGCACTTTCTCCCACCTTCAGCCCTGCAACGCAGCACAGGCCAACAGGGAGTTTAAGAGTGCCCCGGATCTGAGTCCTCTGAGTCCCACCGGTGCCTCTCAGCCGGCGTCCAGCAGCGCTCTGCCTGCCAGGGTGCCAAGGCCCAGGTTCAGCACTTCCAACTTGGGTCTGCAGCCTTCCGTCTGGCGCCCCGGATCCACTATGCACTGA